The Triticum aestivum cultivar Chinese Spring chromosome 7B, IWGSC CS RefSeq v2.1, whole genome shotgun sequence genome window below encodes:
- the LOC123161993 gene encoding pentatricopeptide repeat-containing protein At4g21065: MPRAPWPTPRSVRQATELHALLTASGRLLHQPSAAHLLNSLASCTSPGDPLHLRYALSLFDRMPCSTFLFDTALRACFRASSGPVHPILLYRRMRRGGVPPDAFTFHFLFKCCARGGAHVLLCRMLHAACFRTMLPSAVPLIASPLIHMYAELGLPGDARWAFDEASVKDAVAWTTVISGLAKTGLLDDARRLLARAPARNVVAWTGLISGYSRAGRAAEAVDCFNRMLSDGIAPDEVTVIGVLSACAQLKDLDFGCSLHMLVGDKRMLMSNKLVVALIDMYAKCGDIGRAREVFDALGRGRGPQPWNAMIDGYCKVGHVDIARSLFDQMEDHDIITFNSLITGYIHGGRLREALLLFTKMRRHGLRADNFTLVGLLTASASLGALPQGRALHACIEQRLVERDVYLGTALLDMYMKCGRVEEATVAFKQMSVRDVHTWSAMIGGLAFNGMGMAALEHFFWMKCDGFHANSVTYIAVLTACSHSCLLDEGRLYFDEMRLVHNIRPQIEHYGCMIDLLGRSGLLDEAMDLVRSMPMQPNAVIWGSILSACRVHKNADLARNAADHLLKLEPAEDAVYVQMYNIYIDSRQWEDASKIRRLMEERGVKKTAGYSSIAVAGQVHKFIVGDRSHPRIMEIIVTLDEIRRRLKSVGYSPITSQITVDVDEEEKEQALLAHSEKLAIAFGLISLAPNLPVHIIKNLRVCEDCHSAIKLISRLWNREIIVRDRSRFHHFRGGACSCNDFW, from the coding sequence ATGCCCCGGGCGCCATGGCCAACCCCTCGCTCCGTCCGGCAGGCCACGGAGCTCCACGCCCTCCTCACCgcttccggccgcctcctccaccagccCTCCGCCGCGCACCTCCTCAACTCCCTCGCCAGCTGCACTTCCCCCGGCGACCCGCTCCACCTCCGCTACGCGCTCAGCCTGTTCGACCGAATGCCCTGCTCCACCTTCCTCTTCGACACCGCGCTCCGCGCCTGCTTCCGCGCCTCCTCGGGACCCGTGCACCCAATCCTCCTCTACCGGCGGATGCGCCGCGGGGGCGTGCCCCCGGACGCCTTCACGTTCCACTTCCTCTTCAAGTGCTGCGCCCGCGGCGGCGCGCACGTCCTCCTGTGCCGGATGCTGCACGCCGCGTGCTTCCGTACCATGCTCCCCTCCGCCGTGCCGCTCATTGCGAGCCCTCTCATCCATATGTACGCTGAGCTTGGGCTCCCGGGCGATGCCCGCTGGGCTTTCGACGAGGCTTCCGTGAAGGACGCGGTTGCTTGGACGACGGTCATCAGTGGGCTGGCCAAGACGGGGCTGCTCGATGATGCGCGGCGCCTTCTGGCGCGGGCTCCGGCGAGGAACGTGGTCGCTTGGACTGGTTTGATTTCAGGCTACTCGCGTGCTGGTCGGGCCGCTGAGGCTGTGGATTGCTTCAACCGCATGCTTTCTGATGGCATTGCACCAGATGAGGTTACCGTGATTGGCGTGCTCTCGGCATGTGCTCAGCTGAAGGATTTGGATTTTGGATGCTCACTGCACATGCTGGTTGGGGACAAGAGGATGTTGATGAGTAACAAACTTGTAGTTGCGCTCATCGACATGTATGCCAAGTGTGGTGACATTGGCCGTGCAAGGGAGGTTTTTGATGCTTTAGGTAGGGGCCGAGGACCCCAGCCATGGAATGCTATGATTGATGGATACTGCAAGGTAGGCCATGTTGACATTGCACGCTCTCTGTTTGATCAGATGGAGGACCATGACATCATCACATTTAACTCGTTGATCACTGGGTACATCCATGGTGGCCGGCTTAGAGAAGCGCTACTTCTTTTCACGAAGATGAGGAGACATGGTTTGCGTGCTGATAATTTTACCTTGGTGGGCCTTCTAACTGCTTCAGCAAGTTTAGGTGCATTGCCACAGGGCAGGGCCTTGCACGCTTGCATTGAGCAGAGGCTGGTGGAAAGAGATGTTTACCTCGGTACTGCACTCTTGGACATGTACATGAAGTGTGGGAGGGTGGAAGAGGCGACTGTTGCTTTCAAACAGATGAGTGTGAGAGATGTTCACACTTGGAGCGCCATGATTGGAGGTCTCGCATTCAATGGGATGGGTATGGCTGCTCTGGAGCACTTCTTCTGGATGAAGTGTGATGGCTTTCATGCCAATTCAGTTACATACATTGCTGTTCTGACTGCATGTAGTCATTCATGCCTACTGGATGAAGGCCGTCTGTATTTCGACGAGATGAGATTGGTGCACAATATACGCCCCCAAATTGAGCACTATGGCTGCATGATAGATTTGCTGGGTCGCAGTGGACTTCTGGATGAAGCTATGGATCTTGTGCGGTCCATGCCAATGCAGCCAAATGCTGTGATATGGGGCTCCATCTTGAGTGCTTGTAGAGTCCACAAGAACGCCGATCTAGCTCGAAATGCTGCAGATCATCTTCTGAAGCTAGAGCCAGCTGAGGATGCTGTCTATGTCCAGATGTACAACATTTACATTGATTCTAGACAATGGGAAGATGCATCAAAAATAAGGAGATTGATGGAAGAAAGGGGTGTGAAGAAGACTGCAGGTTACAGCTCGATTGCCGTGGCTGGGCAGGTGCATAAGTTTATAGTTGGTGACCGATCGCATCCACGCATAATGGAGATTATTGTAACGTTGGACGAGATTAGACGCAGGTTAAAGTCAGTAGGATATTCACCTATCACGTCGCAGATAACAGTGGATGTCGATGAGGAAGAGAAAGAACAGGCACTTTTAGCACACAGTGAGAAATTGGCCATTGCATTTGGCCTCATTAGTCTAGCACCAAACCTGCCTGTTCATATCATAAAGAATCTCCGGGTCTGCGAGGACTGCCACTCTGCAATCAAGTTGATCTCAAGGCTTTGGAACCGGGAAATCATTGTGAGAGACCGGAGTCGGTTCCATCACTTCAGGGGCGGAGCATGTTCTTGCAATGATTTTTGGTGA
- the LOC123161994 gene encoding uncharacterized protein isoform X1 produces MGLVVQGRESDGASQCGGVQGDGYIAASLASPLQKLVQNLIERCLQLYMNQKEVIDTLSLEAKIEPSFTELVWQKLEEENREFFKAYYLRLMLKNQITAFNKLLEDQFQLMNKDYSSGIPSMPLTNGSNSTTLKQNSCFLPESGPMSAMPNGAMRNGSSGGLVNGTSSGDQSIYGGKNIHGPHSGMDASTSVLPAQNASALLYGADNNGTTIKTESSYSSNADFAFCGNAFLESCQSIGDASGGSFSSSELNGQPLNDALLDMESSSFGFLSQIPRNFSFSDLTEGFNQNTEVLENYGRSPFLSSEPNNFSDSTGGEHTG; encoded by the exons ATGGGTTTAGTGGTGCAGGGAAGGGAATCGGATGGAGCATCTCAGTGTGGTGGGGTACAGGGGGATGGATACATCGCAGCATCGCTGGCAAGTCCACTGCAGAAACTG GTCCAGAATCTCATTGAGCGCTGTCTCCAGCTGTATATGAACCAGAAAGAAGTGATTGATACCCTCTCCCTTGAGGCCAAGATAGAACCGAGCTTTACTGAACTTG TTTGGCAAAAACTTGAGGAAGAGAACCGTGAATTTTTCAAGGCATACTATTTGAGGCTGATGCTTAAGAATCAAATAACGGCCTTCAACAAGCTTCTTGAGGATCAGTTCCAGCTTATGAACAAAGACTATTCTTCAGGGATCCCTTCTATGCCTCTTACCAATGGCTCCAACTCCACAACAT TGAAGCAAAACTCGTGCTTTTTACCAGAGTCTGGTCCCATGTCTGCAATGCCAAATGGTGCGATGCGCAACGGAAGTTCAGGTGGTTTAGTAAATGGAACATCATCTGGTGATCAGTCAATTTATGGTGGTAAAAACATTCACGGTCCTCACAGTGGTATGGATGCTTCAACCAGCGTGCTACCAGCCCAGAATGCATCTGCTCTGCTTTATGGTGCAGATAATAATGGTACAACAATAAAGACAGAGTCAAGCTATTCGAGCAACGCTGATTTTGCTTTCTGTGGGAACGCTTTCCTTGAATCATGCCAATCAATTGGCGATGCCTCGGGTGGTTCCTTTAGCAGCTCAGAGTTGAACGGGCAACCACTGAATGATGCACTTCTGGATATGGAGTCATCGTCATTTGGCTTCTTGAGCCAGATTCCCCGGAATTTCAGTTTTTCAGACTTAACAGAGGGGTTCAACCAAAATACAG AAGTATTGGAGAATTATGGCAGGTCACCATTTCTATCTTCTGAGCCAAATAACTTCTCAGATTCTACAGGTGGAGAACATACAG GCTGA
- the LOC123161994 gene encoding uncharacterized protein isoform X2, whose amino-acid sequence MSGEDVRKVSRQDIQLVQNLIERCLQLYMNQKEVIDTLSLEAKIEPSFTELVWQKLEEENREFFKAYYLRLMLKNQITAFNKLLEDQFQLMNKDYSSGIPSMPLTNGSNSTTLKQNSCFLPESGPMSAMPNGAMRNGSSGGLVNGTSSGDQSIYGGKNIHGPHSGMDASTSVLPAQNASALLYGADNNGTTIKTESSYSSNADFAFCGNAFLESCQSIGDASGGSFSSSELNGQPLNDALLDMESSSFGFLSQIPRNFSFSDLTEGFNQNTEVLENYGRSPFLSSEPNNFSDSTGGEHTG is encoded by the exons atGTCGGGGGAGGACGTCCGCAAGGTCTCTCGCCAGGACATACAGCTC GTCCAGAATCTCATTGAGCGCTGTCTCCAGCTGTATATGAACCAGAAAGAAGTGATTGATACCCTCTCCCTTGAGGCCAAGATAGAACCGAGCTTTACTGAACTTG TTTGGCAAAAACTTGAGGAAGAGAACCGTGAATTTTTCAAGGCATACTATTTGAGGCTGATGCTTAAGAATCAAATAACGGCCTTCAACAAGCTTCTTGAGGATCAGTTCCAGCTTATGAACAAAGACTATTCTTCAGGGATCCCTTCTATGCCTCTTACCAATGGCTCCAACTCCACAACAT TGAAGCAAAACTCGTGCTTTTTACCAGAGTCTGGTCCCATGTCTGCAATGCCAAATGGTGCGATGCGCAACGGAAGTTCAGGTGGTTTAGTAAATGGAACATCATCTGGTGATCAGTCAATTTATGGTGGTAAAAACATTCACGGTCCTCACAGTGGTATGGATGCTTCAACCAGCGTGCTACCAGCCCAGAATGCATCTGCTCTGCTTTATGGTGCAGATAATAATGGTACAACAATAAAGACAGAGTCAAGCTATTCGAGCAACGCTGATTTTGCTTTCTGTGGGAACGCTTTCCTTGAATCATGCCAATCAATTGGCGATGCCTCGGGTGGTTCCTTTAGCAGCTCAGAGTTGAACGGGCAACCACTGAATGATGCACTTCTGGATATGGAGTCATCGTCATTTGGCTTCTTGAGCCAGATTCCCCGGAATTTCAGTTTTTCAGACTTAACAGAGGGGTTCAACCAAAATACAG AAGTATTGGAGAATTATGGCAGGTCACCATTTCTATCTTCTGAGCCAAATAACTTCTCAGATTCTACAGGTGGAGAACATACAG GCTGA
- the LOC123161994 gene encoding uncharacterized protein isoform X3: MSGEDVRKVQNLIERCLQLYMNQKEVIDTLSLEAKIEPSFTELVWQKLEEENREFFKAYYLRLMLKNQITAFNKLLEDQFQLMNKDYSSGIPSMPLTNGSNSTTLKQNSCFLPESGPMSAMPNGAMRNGSSGGLVNGTSSGDQSIYGGKNIHGPHSGMDASTSVLPAQNASALLYGADNNGTTIKTESSYSSNADFAFCGNAFLESCQSIGDASGGSFSSSELNGQPLNDALLDMESSSFGFLSQIPRNFSFSDLTEGFNQNTEVLENYGRSPFLSSEPNNFSDSTGGEHTG; the protein is encoded by the exons atGTCGGGGGAGGACGTCCGCAAG GTCCAGAATCTCATTGAGCGCTGTCTCCAGCTGTATATGAACCAGAAAGAAGTGATTGATACCCTCTCCCTTGAGGCCAAGATAGAACCGAGCTTTACTGAACTTG TTTGGCAAAAACTTGAGGAAGAGAACCGTGAATTTTTCAAGGCATACTATTTGAGGCTGATGCTTAAGAATCAAATAACGGCCTTCAACAAGCTTCTTGAGGATCAGTTCCAGCTTATGAACAAAGACTATTCTTCAGGGATCCCTTCTATGCCTCTTACCAATGGCTCCAACTCCACAACAT TGAAGCAAAACTCGTGCTTTTTACCAGAGTCTGGTCCCATGTCTGCAATGCCAAATGGTGCGATGCGCAACGGAAGTTCAGGTGGTTTAGTAAATGGAACATCATCTGGTGATCAGTCAATTTATGGTGGTAAAAACATTCACGGTCCTCACAGTGGTATGGATGCTTCAACCAGCGTGCTACCAGCCCAGAATGCATCTGCTCTGCTTTATGGTGCAGATAATAATGGTACAACAATAAAGACAGAGTCAAGCTATTCGAGCAACGCTGATTTTGCTTTCTGTGGGAACGCTTTCCTTGAATCATGCCAATCAATTGGCGATGCCTCGGGTGGTTCCTTTAGCAGCTCAGAGTTGAACGGGCAACCACTGAATGATGCACTTCTGGATATGGAGTCATCGTCATTTGGCTTCTTGAGCCAGATTCCCCGGAATTTCAGTTTTTCAGACTTAACAGAGGGGTTCAACCAAAATACAG AAGTATTGGAGAATTATGGCAGGTCACCATTTCTATCTTCTGAGCCAAATAACTTCTCAGATTCTACAGGTGGAGAACATACAG GCTGA
- the LOC123161995 gene encoding thylakoid lumenal 16.5 kDa protein, chloroplastic: MVPMVTEAWTLAGCGGAAASKPLPAQEVPVLPHPTAKKPASSRGVAVASSAGQDGRRDAAVVGRRRGIASCLLAALALAGSSSGGAARAAILEADDDMELLERVKEDKKKRLQKQGIISSSAAETGYLQDLVYKLSKVGQAIDKDDLAAAGDVLGPAPDAPWVQNVNAAFSKFSSSSEEKSAVDSFNSSLSSLFTSVSKSDINSSKSAFVSSATALEKWVELAGLTGKLKGF, translated from the exons ATGGTGCCCATGGTCACCGAGGCGTGGACGCTCGCCgggtgcggcggggcggcggcgtccaaGCCTTTGCCGGCTCAGGAGGTCCCCGTGCTACCGCATCCTACCGCCAAGAAACCCGCCTCGTCGAGAGGGGTGGCCGTGGCGAGCAGCGCAGGCCAGGACGGCCGGCGCGATGCCGCCGTCGTCGGGAGGCGCCGCGGCATCGCGTCGTGCCTGCTGGCCGCGCTCGCGCTGGCCGGCTCCTCCTCAGGCGGCGCCGCTCGGGCCGCCATCCTGGAGGCGGACGACGACATGGAGCTGCTGGAGCGCGTCAAGGAGGACAAGAAGAAGCGGCTCCAGAAGCAGGGGATCATCAGCTCCTCCGCCGCGGAGACAG GGTACCTGCAGGACCTGGTGTACAAGCTGAGCAAGGTGGGGCAGGCCATTGACAAGgacgacctcgccgccgccggcgacgtcctCGGCCCCGCCCCCGACGCGCCGTGGGTGCAGAACGTCAATGCAGCTTTCTCCAAG TTCAGCTCGAGCAGTGAGGAGAAGAGCGCGGTCGACAGCTTCAACTCCTCGCTGTCCTCCTTATTCACATCAG TGAGCAAGAGCGACATCAACTCGTCCAAGTCGGCGTTCGTGTCGTCGGCGACGGCGCTGGAGAAATGGGTGGAGCTGGCCGGGCTCACCGGCAAGCTCAAGGGCTTCTGA